Below is a genomic region from Triticum dicoccoides isolate Atlit2015 ecotype Zavitan chromosome 5A, WEW_v2.0, whole genome shotgun sequence.
CAAAATCATTCATCACATTGTCTGCAGCTAGTTGCAACAACACTGCATGAAGAGCACTCAAGGCCTTGTCCCCTGCCCAACTCTTTTGCCGACAGCTACACACAACCCACACATATGCACTGCCCTGAGACCTCTCTTCCTTCTACTATAATTCCATGGCCTGCTCAACACAAACTTCTTCATCTCATCTACTCCTACAGAGCAACATCACAATCTACACCACACCTTTAGACTTTCAGAGCCAAACTGAAATTTAGCCAGCCAAGAACACATCAGACTCAACCATGATCCATCCAAAGAAGCTTGCTCAGCTGGCCAAGAAGTTCAAGCGGATAGCTGCCGGAGCCGGTGCCCGCCGCTGGCAGCATGCCTCAAACACCGCCGACGACGAATGCTGCAGCACAACGTCGTCTATGGTTGCTGATGAGGGCCACTGCATAGTGTACGCCGCCGACGGAGAACGGTTCGAGGTCCCTTTGGCGTACCTTGGGACGACGGTCTTCGCTGAGCTCCTGAGGATGTCCGAGGAGGAGTTTGGCTTCGCCAGCGGCAGCGATGGAGGCAGGATCATGATGCCCTGCGATGCCACGGTGATGGAGTACGTCTTGTGCCTTGTCAGGAGAGAGGCCTCTGAGGAGGTTGAGAGGGCCTTCTTGAGCTCTATTGCTAGTTGTGTGGCGCCATCGATGGGACTCAACCATCAGTTTGCTCTTTGTACTTAGCTACTAGCTTGTCTGGTGATTATTTTTGTTAGAACCTGAAGATCCCTGTACAGTCTGATGTAAGATCCTACTATCACGAGAAATGatacaaaaaatactattttactgagAGAAATTTGGCTATTTGACACATACTTTGGCCTTTGCTGCAGTTCGCCGTATAGAGTACTGAAGAAAGTTTGTCGGTATGATATGTGGGGGAAGGAAACAGGAGAGGATGTGCCTGACCAGAAGGTGGCAGAACGCGGTGATGGCGCAGCGAAGGGAATGCGGATGGAGGATTAGATGAATGATCAGCATACTGTACCTAGAACTGTCGGAACTGAATCGTGTGTCCCAGACGGAGGTGGGTTGAGCTGGTTATAGGTTCTTGAGGTAGGAACTGCAGTCTGTTGCCTGGAAGATGAACGTTTCCAGCGCCGCTGCCATCGGAAGTGTGCACTTCTGGGTACCATTTCCCTTGTGTCGGAGACTACTTGCGTGAGCTGGGTGGCCTCTCGTCAGCTCGTCACACTACAAATGAAAATGCAGGGCGGAATACGCCCTAACTGCCGTTTGCAGTACATCAGTTCAGTTGGGGAAGAAACTTAATAATTTCTG
It encodes:
- the LOC119297838 gene encoding auxin-responsive protein SAUR36-like is translated as MIHPKKLAQLAKKFKRIAAGAGARRWQHASNTADDECCSTTSSMVADEGHCIVYAADGERFEVPLAYLGTTVFAELLRMSEEEFGFASGSDGGRIMMPCDATVMEYVLCLVRREASEEVERAFLSSIASCVAPSMGLNHQFALCT